From Saccharibacillus brassicae:
GGACAAGCCGGTCATCATCTCGATCGAACGCTTGACGTTGCGCTGCACCGCACCGGCCACTTCCGGCAAGCGGGAACCGTACTCCACGATAACCGATACGTCGACCGCCGCTTCGCGTTGGCCCACTTCGACCTTGACGCCCTTCGACAGGTTCTTGCGTCCCAGCAGCTCGGCAATGCCGCCCGCGAAGCCGCCGCTCATGCCCGCGATCCCTTCCACCTCGATCGTCGCCAGTCCCGCGATCACTTCGATCACTTCGGGCGCGATCTGGATCTCGCCGATCTCCGTCCGTTCAAATTCTGTAGGTAAGCTGCTCATATTCGATACCATCCACCTTATGGATTATTTATTCCTTAAATATAGCATTTGCCGCCCGATGTGACAAACGGCGTTTGTCACGTTCAGACTTCGTTTTCTTCAAGGAATTTGATGTCGAAATCGCCGCGTACGAACGTTTCGTGATTCAGCAGACGCTGGTGGAACGGGATCGTGGTCGCGATGCCTTCGACGGCGAATTCGGCCAGTGCCCGCTTCATTTTGGCGATGGCCTGCGTGCGCGTCGGCGCCCAGACGATCAGCTTCGCGATCATGGAATCGTAGAACGGCGGAATGGTATAGCCCTGGTAAGCGGCGCTGTCCACCCGCACGCCCGGTCCGCCCGGAGGCAGATAGAAGCTGATCTTGCCCGGAGCCGGCATGAAGTTGCGATCCGGATCTTCGGCGTTGATCCGGCATTCGATCGACCAGCCGTTGATCGTCACGTCCTCTTGGGTGAACGACAGCGGATTGCCTTCGGCGACCGAGATCATCTCCTGGATCAGATCGACGCCCGTGACCATCTCGGTCACCGGATGCTCGACCTGAATCCGGGTATTCATCTCCATGAAGTAGAAGCTGCCGTCCGGGCTGAGCAGGAACTCGAGCGTGCCCGCGCCGGAATAGTTGACCGCATGGGCGGCGCGTACCGCCGCCGCGCCCATCGCTGTCCGCACTTCTTCGGAGATGATCGAACAAGGGGCTTCTTCGACCAATTTTTGCCGGCGGCGCTGCACGGAGCAGTCCCGCTCGCCCAAATGTACCGCATTGCCGTGCTTGTCGGCGATCAGCTGGATTTCCACGTGCTTCATGCCGGTGAGGAATTTCTCCAGATAGACGCCGGCGTTGCCGAACGCTTTCTCCGCCTCCTGCTGGGCAGCCACGATCTGCTGGCGCAGCGTGTCTTCGTCTTCGGCCAGGCGAATGCCTTTGCCGCCGCCGCCCGCGGTCGCTTTGATGATAACCGGATAACCGATGCCGCGCGCGATCTGGATCGCTTCGTCCAGGTCTTCGACCAGACCGTCGGAACCCGGAATGACCGGAACGCCCGCGCTTTGCATCGTCAACTTGGCTACCGCTTTGTCGCCCATCTTGGTGATGCTGTCCGGCGAAGGGCCGATAAACGTAATGTTGCACGATTCGCAAATTTCCGCGAAGTCGGCGTTTTCCGCGAGGAATCCGTAACCCGGGTGCACGGCGTCGCATTCGGTCAGCGTCGCGATGCTCATCAGGTTCGTGAAGTTCAGGTAGCTGTCTTTGGACGCCGTCGGCCCGATGCAGTACGCTTCGTCGGCCAGGCGGACATGCAGCGAATCGCGGTCGGCTTCGGAATAGACCGCCACCGTCGAGATGCCCATTTCGCGGCACGCGCGAATAATCCGCACAGCGATTTCGCCGCGGTTGGCGATCAGAATCTTGTTGAATTTCGTCGTTTCCAAATCGATGCGTCCTCCTTCCGCTTGCGCTTGACTCATTCCGATCTGACCAGGAACAGCGGCTGTCCGTATTCGACGAGCTGTCCGTTCTCGGCCAGCACTTCCACGATCTCGCCTTTGACTTCGGCCAGCAGCTCGTTCATGAGCTTCATCGCTTCGATGATGCAGACGACGGATTTCTCGTTGACGCGGCTGCCCGCGTTTACATAGGCATCGGCATCCGGGGACGGCGAAGCGTAGAACGTGCCGACCATCGGGGAGACGATTTTATGTAAAGACTCGTCGGGTGCCGATGCCTGGGCAGGCACCGCCGCGGCCGGCGCGCTTGGCGCTTGGACCGTCTGCGCCTGGGGCTGCTGCGCGTTCACGGCAAACTGCAGGGCCGAAGCGTCGATACGGCTGCCTTTGCGGATGACGACGCGCGTGCCTTCTTCCTCCAGTTCCAATTCTTGAACCGAAGTCCGGTCGAGCAGTTCGATAAGTTCTTTGATTTCGCTTATTTTAAACATTCGGGCACGCTCCTTAACATTTTCAGGCTTGTGCGGGTAAAATGGTGCAGCGCTTTGTAAACGCACGGTAAGCCGTTTAACTAACGTTATGTATTATATCACAACCTTGCAAAATAAAAAGGGCGGTCTCCCGAAGGAGAAACCCGCCCACAAAATGCCGGTGAAACGCTATCATCGGCCGAATTAACGCCGGTCCTGCGGACCGCCCACGAAAGCCTGTTCCTGGGCATCCAGGTTATAGGCCGTATGCAGCGCCGCGATGATGTCTTTGACTTTCTCGCCTTCGATCACGCAGGAGACTTTGATCTCCGACGTGCTGACCATTTTGATGCTGACGCCCTGATCCGAGATGACCCGGAACATTTCCGCGGCCACGCCCGGATGGCTGACCATGCCGGCGCCGACGATCGAGACTTTGACAAGTTCCGTCTCGGAAGTCAATTCGCGGTAAGGCACTTTGCCTCGCGTGCTTTCGATGACCTGAAGCGCCCGTTCCACTTCGGAGCCGTTCACCGTGAAGGAGAAGTCGGCCGTGCCGCCCTGCGACCCGCTCTGCACGATGATGTCGACGTCCACGCGCTCCGCTGCCAGCGCCCCGAACAATCCGGCCAACACGCCCGGCACGTCGGATACGCCCAAAATGCTGATCCGCGCCACGTTTTTATCGTAAGCGATCCCGCTTACCACCACTCCCTGTTCCATGCTCGACTCCTCCTCCACTACGGTTCCTTCATTATAATTAAAACTCGAACGGACGATCAGGCGGACGCTGTTGTGCTTGGCGTATTCCACGGCGCGGGGATGCAACACCGCCGCGCCGAGATTCGCGAGTTCCAGCATCTCGTCGTACGAAATCGAAGGCAGCTTGCGCGCGCATTTGACGATCCGCGGATCGGTCGAATAGATACCGTCGACGTCCGTGTAAATCTCGCAGGCGTCGGCCTGGATCGCCGCGGCCAGCGCCACGGCGGTCGTATCGGAGCCTCCGCGTCCGAGCGTCGTGATCTCGCCGTCTTCGCTCATGCCCTGGAAGCCGGCGACGATAACGATTTTGCCGTCTTCCAGCGCTTTCAACACCCGATCCGGACGAATGTTCGTGATCCGGGCGCTGCCGTGGTTGGCTTCCGTCTCGAAGCCCGCCTGCCAGCCGGTAAACGAGACCGCTTCGTGGCCGATGGCCTGAATAGCGATCGACAGCAGCGAGATCGAGATCTGCTCTCCCGTCGTCATCAGCATGTCCATCTCCCGGGCCGGCAGATTGTCGCTCAGCCGCTTGGCCGTATCGATCAGGTCGTCGGTCGTGTCGCCCATCGCGGATACGACGACGACGCAGCCGTGTCCTTCTTCTTTTTTCTCGGCGACCCGCTTGGCGACCCGCTGCATACGCTCGGTATCGCCGACGGAACTGCCGCCGAATTTCATGACGAATAATGACAAAACGTGTTCACTCCCCCGCGTATTTCCGGAGCTGTTTGTACGTCCGTGCGAGGACCGCTCCGGTCTATTTTATCGCTTTAAATGAGTATAATACGAAACCGCTTCGCGCTTCCATTGTTTTTTCTGCAAATTGTTTGTATTTTCCGATCGTTCCTATGTATAACCTGCATAAAAAAACTCTCCGCGCCGCAAAGCGGACGGAGAGCAGGCGGCCGGCAAGCGGAAGCTTGCGGCCGATACAAGCGAATATCGTCAAAACCGAACATCGTCCAAAACGAACGCCGTGGCCGGTCGTCGCCCAAGATCGAAAGACTACGCGCGGGAAATGTATTTGCCTTCGCGCGTATCGATCAGCAGCACGTCGCCTTCGTTGATGAACAACGGCACCTGAACGCTGTGGCCCGTTTCGAGCTTCGCGCTTTTGGAAGCGCCCGTCGCCGTGTTGCCTTTGATGCCCGGCTCCGTTTCGACGACTTTGAGCTCGACGCTCGTCGGCAGGTTGATGCCGAGAATCTCGCCTTTGTAGCTGATGATGTGCACGTTCATGTTCTCGCGCAGGAATTTGAGTTCCCATTCGAGCTGGTCGCTGGTCAACGTGAACTGGTCGTATGTCTCGTTGTCCATGAACGTGTGATCCTGTGCGCTTGCGTACAGGTACTGCACGCCGCGGTTTTCGATCTGCGCGCGGCCGATCGACTCGCCGGCGCGGAACGTGCGCTCAACGGTGTTGCCGTTGCGCAGGTTTTTGAGCTTGGAGCGTACGAATGCCGCGCCTTTGCCCGGTTTGACGTGCTGGAATTCGATTACGGTGAAGATGTCGCCGTCGACTTCGACGGTCAGGCCTGTTTTAAAATCGTTAACTGAGATCATAGAGGATTCCTCCTTGGAATGGTTGCCTGGTTGATGCCGATTCTGGATTGCCTTATGCCAGAGGCAGAAGGAGAAGATCTTTGGTCGAAGAAGTGATAATCTCGATTCCCGTTTCGGTAATCACGATATCGTCTTCGATCCGTACGCCGCCGAAGCCCGGAATATAAATGCCCGGCTCCACCGTCACGACCATGCCCGGCTTGAGGATATCGTCGCTGAGCTTCGACAGGCGCGGGCTCTCGTGCACTTCCATGCCGAGGCCGTGGCCCGTGCTGTGGCCGTAGTTGTCGCCGTAACCGTACGACGAGATGATGTCGCGGGTGAGCGCGTCCGCTTCGCGGCCGGTCATGCCCGGACGAATCTTGTCGAGCGCGTTCAACTGTGCTTCGAGCACGATGTTATACACCTCGCGGTGCCGGTCGCTCGCTTCGCCGAGCACGACGGTACGGGTCACGTCGGAACAGTACCCGTTCAGCAGGGCGCCGAAATCGAACGTGATGAATTCGTTGCCCTGCAGCACGCGCGAGCTGGCCACGCCGTGCGGAAGCGCCGACCGTTCGCCCGAAGCGACGATCGTGTCGAACGACGAAGACGTCGCCCCGTTTTCGCGCATGAACATTTCCATCTGCAAATCAAGCTCGCGCTCGGTAACGCCCGCGCGGATCTTCGTCAGAATATGACTGAAAGTCCGGTCGGCCAACGCCGCCGCTTCGCGCATGATGGCAAGCTCGCCCTCGTCCTTGAAGATGCGCAGGCCTTCCACAAGACCCGACACCGGCACGAGTTCGACGCCTTCAAGCGCTTCCCGGTAGTTTTGGTACGTCGCAAATGTGACATGTTCCTGCTCGAAACCGAGTTTGGTCGCGGCCCCCAACAATTCTTTAACCGTTTCCATCACCTTCGGCGCATGCTCGACCACGTCAAAACCCTGGGCCTGCTGCGGCGCCTGCGTCATATAACGGAAATCGGTCAGTAAATAACTGTCCGTTTCGGTAATCAACACGTATCCGGCGGAACCCGTGAATCCGGTCAGGTAACGACGATTAATGTCACTGGCTACAAACATCGCGCCGACGCCCTGGGCGGACATCGCTTCGCGCAATTTGCTTACACGCTGCTGCATATTTTCTCCTCTTTCCCGGTGAACCTATTCAGTTCGTATTTTCCAGAGCTTCAAGCGAAATTACCACAGTACATTCTATCATATGCGTACCCCCTCTGAGAAGCCTTTTCCGGCACGGGCCCGCTTGGCGGCGAAGCCGCCTGTTCGCTGGTATTTACGGATAAAATCCGATACAATGAAAAGAAATGTCTCCGGCCCGGCTTCGCTTCTCGCTCGTGCCGGCAGGTCGGGCCGTTTGCGGCCCGGCGCGGACCATACGCCCCACGGGGTATTTTAAAACGTTTAGGAAGGTGAAGGTTTTGTCTGAAAAATCCGCTCCCGTCGCCTACGGCGGACAAGCCGTAATCGAAGGAGTCATGTTCGGCGGCAGGCACGTGAACGTCACCGCGGTACGCCGCAAGAGCGGGGAGATCACTTTCCTCGAAGTGCCCCGCGAAGAAAAAGGCTGGGTGCGCTCGCTGCGCAAAATCCCGCTGCTGCGCGGACTCGTCAGCCTGATCGATTCCAGCGTCAAAGGCTCCAAGCATCTCAACTATTCGTTCGACGCCTACGCCGACGACGAGATGACGCCCGAAGAACGCGAAGAATTGAAAGCGAAGAACAAAAAAGGCGAAGCCAAACTCGGACTCGGCGCCATCATCGGCGTGACGGCCGCGGCAATCCTTTCTTTTATCGTCGGCAAAGTCGTCTTCACGCTCGTCCCGGTCTTCGTCGAACAATTTCTGTTCAAAGGCGCGTTCGAACATCAAATCTACCACAACCTGACAGAAGGCGGCATCAAGCTGATCCTGCTGCTGCTGTATCTGTACCTGATCTCGCTCACGCCGATCGTCAAACGGCTGTTCCAATATCACGGAGCCGAGCACAAAGTCATCAGCGCGTTCGAAGCCGGCGAAGAGCTGACTCCGGAAAACGTGCAAAAGTATACCCGGCTCCATTACCGATGCGGCAGCAGCTTCATTATGCTGACGGTCATCATCGGCGTTCTGATCTACTCCCTGTTCACCTGGGATTCCCTCGCCGAGCGCGTCGTTCAGCGCCTGCTGCTGCTGCCGGTCGTCATGGGCGTGTCGTTCGAATTCCTGAAGTTCACGAACGCGCTGCGCGACGTACCGGTGCTCCGCTATCTCGGTTACCCGGGACTGTGGCTGCAGCTGCTGACGACCAAAGAACCGACCGACGAGCAGGTTGAAGTGTCGATCGCGTCGTTCAACCGGATGCGCGAACTCGATGCCGTCTATGCCAAACAAGGCGCCCCCGCTTCGGTGCCGGACGCCATACTCGATCCGCTGGAGGGTTGATGCCTTATGAAAAAACCGGGAGCCGCCGGCTTCGTGATTCTCGCGCTTGCCGCGCTTGGCATCGTTCAAATCTTGATGAATCCGTCCATTACATGGTTGATTCCGATCGTCATCATCGCGGTAGTCGCCCTGCTGTACTTCTTCCTTCCGAATTCGCGCCGCCCCGGCGGATTCCGCTCGACAGGCGGCGGCAGACAGCCGAAGATCAAACCTTCGGCCCGCACGCAGGAGAAGATGGCGCGCATGTCGTCTTCCGGTTCGGCGAAAGCCGCGCCTGCCCGCCCGGGCAAAGCGCCGGCCTTGCCGGCGAAAAATCCGAAAAAGCGGAAAAACTATCCGTTTCAGGTGATCGAAGGCCGCAAAGGCAAAGACGAAGACGATATTCCGAAGTTTCACTAAAAGCTCTGCGAGATGCCGGAGCACCAAAAAGAGAGAGCGGACTTTCCGCTCTCTCTTTTTTATCGTGCTTTTTTGGCGTATCGACGTGCCGTTCGGCTCAGTTGGCCCAAT
This genomic window contains:
- the accB gene encoding acetyl-CoA carboxylase biotin carboxyl carrier protein — its product is MFKISEIKELIELLDRTSVQELELEEEGTRVVIRKGSRIDASALQFAVNAQQPQAQTVQAPSAPAAAVPAQASAPDESLHKIVSPMVGTFYASPSPDADAYVNAGSRVNEKSVVCIIEAMKLMNELLAEVKGEIVEVLAENGQLVEYGQPLFLVRSE
- a CDS encoding DUF2207 domain-containing protein, giving the protein MKKPGAAGFVILALAALGIVQILMNPSITWLIPIVIIAVVALLYFFLPNSRRPGGFRSTGGGRQPKIKPSARTQEKMARMSSSGSAKAAPARPGKAPALPAKNPKKRKNYPFQVIEGRKGKDEDDIPKFH
- the accC gene encoding acetyl-CoA carboxylase biotin carboxylase subunit is translated as MSQAQAEGGRIDLETTKFNKILIANRGEIAVRIIRACREMGISTVAVYSEADRDSLHVRLADEAYCIGPTASKDSYLNFTNLMSIATLTECDAVHPGYGFLAENADFAEICESCNITFIGPSPDSITKMGDKAVAKLTMQSAGVPVIPGSDGLVEDLDEAIQIARGIGYPVIIKATAGGGGKGIRLAEDEDTLRQQIVAAQQEAEKAFGNAGVYLEKFLTGMKHVEIQLIADKHGNAVHLGERDCSVQRRRQKLVEEAPCSIISEEVRTAMGAAAVRAAHAVNYSGAGTLEFLLSPDGSFYFMEMNTRIQVEHPVTEMVTGVDLIQEMISVAEGNPLSFTQEDVTINGWSIECRINAEDPDRNFMPAPGKISFYLPPGGPGVRVDSAAYQGYTIPPFYDSMIAKLIVWAPTRTQAIAKMKRALAEFAVEGIATTIPFHQRLLNHETFVRGDFDIKFLEENEV
- the efp gene encoding elongation factor P, which gives rise to MISVNDFKTGLTVEVDGDIFTVIEFQHVKPGKGAAFVRSKLKNLRNGNTVERTFRAGESIGRAQIENRGVQYLYASAQDHTFMDNETYDQFTLTSDQLEWELKFLRENMNVHIISYKGEILGINLPTSVELKVVETEPGIKGNTATGASKSAKLETGHSVQVPLFINEGDVLLIDTREGKYISRA
- a CDS encoding aspartate kinase gives rise to the protein MSLFVMKFGGSSVGDTERMQRVAKRVAEKKEEGHGCVVVVSAMGDTTDDLIDTAKRLSDNLPAREMDMLMTTGEQISISLLSIAIQAIGHEAVSFTGWQAGFETEANHGSARITNIRPDRVLKALEDGKIVIVAGFQGMSEDGEITTLGRGGSDTTAVALAAAIQADACEIYTDVDGIYSTDPRIVKCARKLPSISYDEMLELANLGAAVLHPRAVEYAKHNSVRLIVRSSFNYNEGTVVEEESSMEQGVVVSGIAYDKNVARISILGVSDVPGVLAGLFGALAAERVDVDIIVQSGSQGGTADFSFTVNGSEVERALQVIESTRGKVPYRELTSETELVKVSIVGAGMVSHPGVAAEMFRVISDQGVSIKMVSTSEIKVSCVIEGEKVKDIIAALHTAYNLDAQEQAFVGGPQDRR
- a CDS encoding M24 family metallopeptidase, whose protein sequence is MQQRVSKLREAMSAQGVGAMFVASDINRRYLTGFTGSAGYVLITETDSYLLTDFRYMTQAPQQAQGFDVVEHAPKVMETVKELLGAATKLGFEQEHVTFATYQNYREALEGVELVPVSGLVEGLRIFKDEGELAIMREAAALADRTFSHILTKIRAGVTERELDLQMEMFMRENGATSSSFDTIVASGERSALPHGVASSRVLQGNEFITFDFGALLNGYCSDVTRTVVLGEASDRHREVYNIVLEAQLNALDKIRPGMTGREADALTRDIISSYGYGDNYGHSTGHGLGMEVHESPRLSKLSDDILKPGMVVTVEPGIYIPGFGGVRIEDDIVITETGIEIITSSTKDLLLLPLA
- a CDS encoding Asp23/Gls24 family envelope stress response protein; the encoded protein is MSSLPTEFERTEIGEIQIAPEVIEVIAGLATIEVEGIAGMSGGFAGGIAELLGRKNLSKGVKVEVGQREAAVDVSVIVEYGSRLPEVAGAVQRNVKRSIEMMTGLSVIEVNVHVHDVQFKAKTVESRSEELELGIPRVK
- a CDS encoding DUF1385 domain-containing protein gives rise to the protein MSEKSAPVAYGGQAVIEGVMFGGRHVNVTAVRRKSGEITFLEVPREEKGWVRSLRKIPLLRGLVSLIDSSVKGSKHLNYSFDAYADDEMTPEEREELKAKNKKGEAKLGLGAIIGVTAAAILSFIVGKVVFTLVPVFVEQFLFKGAFEHQIYHNLTEGGIKLILLLLYLYLISLTPIVKRLFQYHGAEHKVISAFEAGEELTPENVQKYTRLHYRCGSSFIMLTVIIGVLIYSLFTWDSLAERVVQRLLLLPVVMGVSFEFLKFTNALRDVPVLRYLGYPGLWLQLLTTKEPTDEQVEVSIASFNRMRELDAVYAKQGAPASVPDAILDPLEG